The DNA region GTTCTCGATGTTTTTTGGATTCGTCCAGTTCTGGGATAGTTGATCCATGTCCGTGCTGACGGCGTCGATCGAGTCCCATACTTCCGTGCGCTGATCTTTGAAGGACGAATTTCCGGTCAGCATCCAGCCGCGCAAGGCGGCGAGCGACGCGTATATCTCTGCAACAAGGGTCCCGCTAGCAAAGGCCGTCGGGACCCGCAGCGCCTCGATACGTTCGACTTGTTCGTTGATTCCACCAACCTTGACGATTGTTGTCCCTATAGAAACGACAAGAACCAGGCAAATGGCGGCGAAACCAAAAATTAACCGCTGCGGATATTCATCTTGATTCGCGAACGCGTGCGGGAGACACCGCTAGCAGATATTTTGAGCGCGGCAGGGTCCGTCGATCCGTTTACGCTTTCTAATGTTTCCGCCGTTTGATTTTGCATTGCTAGGTCAACCCTTCATTTCTGATTGTCGCTCCAGCAGGCACTACGGGACGACGGCTATGAAAATTCATTCACGGGTTAATACCGTCCTGAAATAAAAAATCCGTTAATTCTCGAATCGGGAGAAAGAGTTACATAAGACTTAAGAAAAGTGGCCTTTGCCGCTCGCGTAATTCTGCGCTGCGAACCTGCGATTCTATATTTTCGTTTGCAGCAGATGATCAGGTCTCTGATGACGAGGTTCGAGCATTTGGTGCAGAAGCAATTCGGCGGTTCGCACAAGGCCTCTCGGCTCGGCGAGACAAAGGGTCGGCACCGATTCCCGCCTTGCGCATGAAGCGCGATGCCCATCAAACCGATAGGATGTGCACAACCCATTAATCAATTTTTGCGCAACTGCAGCGACTGCCGCCTTTGCTGCGGCCTCGGTTAGCAAGACGATGAATTCGTCGCCGCCAATGCCGGCCGCCCTATCTGTCTCACGGACGCTGGCCGTAAGGTTTTGCGCAACCTCTTTCAGCACATGGCGGAACGCCGAGAAACGCTCACGACCATTGAGATGCTAGATAGTCGAGAGAACGAACGCATTTGGCCGGCGTGGCGGGAGTTAGTGGGCGTGACCAACCAGCCACTCGGTGTAGGCGCAGACTTCATCTTGGAAGGTCTGAGTCACTTGATCCACGTTGCCGGCATGGTTCGCCGATGCCGTTAAACGGTACGACAGTTCAACGAGCTCTGTTTCTGCCGTGCGCGCTGCTGCGGCCCGTTCGCGCTCCGTAATATTGTGGAAATAGCCCCGCGCACGGCGCAGAGTGCGTAATCTTTGCCGCCCTGGGGCGGAGGGTCGTATTTGTATTAAGCATCGAAAAAATTGGTGCCCGCGGGGAGACTCGAACTCCCAAGGCCGTAAGGCCAACGGATTTTAAGTCCGTCGCGTATACCGGTTCCGCCACGCGGGCTCCGGGCAGCAAATTAGGCCCCTTTGACGCTTCTGTCCAAAGTTCCGACACATGTCTAGGCCTCAGGCCTCGGCCAACTTCCATCGGAAACGGCAGCCTCGTCTTCCGGCGAACCGCCGAGTTCCTTGAGGATGGTCCTTAATTCTTCGGCAGCTGCGTCCACCGCTGCCTGATCGACGCCACGCAGCACCAGGGTAGTGCCAAATTTGCCTTTGCGCACGAATGGATAACTGCCGATTTCTAATCCCTCATTGCGGGCTTGTAGTTCGCCCAGTGGGCGGGCGATATCGCCCTCGCCCATGAGCACCGAGACGGAGCGCGAGATCACCTTGCTGCCGCCTTCAAGCTTCGGTGCGATCGCTTCGAACATGGCGCGCATAACTGCTGGAATTCCGGCCATCACGATGACATTTTCGACCCTGAATCCAGGCGCCTTGCTGATCGGGTTGTCCACCAGCTCCGCCCCTTCCGGCGTATACGCCATCCTGAGCCGGGCTTCGTTCAATTCACGTCCTGATCCATCATAATAATCTTCTAGGATTTCCTGCGCCTGAGGGTTCAGGACATAGCGGCGTCCGAACGCTTTGGCGACGCATTCACAGGTAATATCGTCATGTGTCGGGCCGATGCCGCCCGTGGTAAAAACATAATCATATCGGGCGCGCAGCTCATTGACGGCCTGGACGATTTCCGCCTCGCCGTCGGCCACCACACGCGCCTCCGCAAGGCGGATACCCATGGCGGTCAATTGACGCGCGAGGTAGTTGAGATTTGCGTCCTGCGTGCGGCCTGACAGGAGTTCATTGCCAATTAACAGAAGAGCCGCGGTAACGATTTTAGTCGAATCGGCCATGACAGAGCGCTCCGGGATGTCAAAAAAGGGATGCAGATCATAGCCCATCGCTTACTGACCGCCCAGCGACAGCGCACCTTGCCCAAAGTCAACGCATTGCCTAGGTTCGAACGCATGCAGTTTCCCGACCCCCTGCTTCGCGGCACCCTGATCAAACGGTACAAGCGCTTTCTTTCCGATCACCGTCTTGAAGATGGCAGCACCGTTACCGCCCATTGCGCCAATCCGGGAGCCATGCTTGGTCTAACTGCGCCCGGAGCCGAGACTTGGTTATCCCCGGCGCGCAATCCCGAACGCAAACTGCGCCACACCTGGGAATTGATACGCGTCGCGCCGGGCCGGCGTGGCCTAGTGGGCATCAATACTTCGCTGCCGAACAGCATCGTCGCGGAAGCCATCGCGGCGGGGCGGGTGTCCGAGCTTGATGGCTACGACGGCATCCGCCGCGAGGTGAAATACGGCAAAAATTCACGTATCGACTTGCTGCTGGAGCGGGACGGCGCACCGCCCTGCTATGTGGAGGTCAAAAATGTTCATCTTCGGCGCCGGGCAAAACTAGCGGAATTTCCTGATTCCGTAACGGCGCGAGGAACCAAACATTTGCGCGAACTTGCGGCCGTCGTGGAGGCCGGTGGGCGGGCCGTAATGTTTTATCTCGTGCAGCGCGCCGACTGCGAATCCTTCGCGCTCGCCGGCGATATCGACCCAGAATATGCGGCCGCCTTCGAAGCGGCCAGCAAAAGCGGCGTCGAAGCGCTGTGCTTCGATTGTGAGCTAGACGGGCGAGAAATCCGAACTGCCCGACAGTTACCCCTTATACTGCCTGACTAAATCAGGGTCGAAAACGGTCAACCTACGTTAATTAATTTACGTTACAGTTTGTGACAGATGACATTTCCCATCTGCACCACCATATGTTAACAATGTCATCGTAAGTGGTACTTTGTTGGGGTCGAGCGGAAAATGACCCGGTATCAAGATACGCCTTAGAACTATGCTATAAACCGTTGGATTGTATTAATTTTGCCGCTGGCGCGAGGCGCTGCCGGCGATCGGGCTAACAACGAAATAATGAGCAGGATCGATATCATGTTCCTTCGCACCCCTCTCCGTTCCTGTCGCTCTTTTGCGACGAGCCTGGCACTGGCACTCGTGTTGTTCGCGGGAACCAGCATCATTCATGCCCAGGAGATGGACCTGAACGAGTTCGAGGCTCTGGTTGGTACCGGCCAGACCAGCACCGCCGTCTCGCGCGAACAGGCGGTTGAATTGGCAACCGGCGGCAGCGAATCAGATATCGAGCTGCTCTCCGATTACTTTGCGTCCAACGGCCGCGACGCGGAAGGCGTCGCGAAAATGGCCTCCGACATGATTCGCGAATTGGCTGGGAGCGAACATCTTGCCGATGCAGCGGAACGTATTGCGGACGCTGCCACCGACGCTTTGAACGCTCAATACGTCACGCGCTTTGAAGATGATGAAGATTTCAGTCTGCCCGAAGCGGCGATCGGCTTCGATTTCGCGACGCCCGATTCAAAACAGATTTCAGGGTACGAGCGGG from Pseudomonadota bacterium includes:
- the sfsA gene encoding DNA/RNA nuclease SfsA; amino-acid sequence: MQFPDPLLRGTLIKRYKRFLSDHRLEDGSTVTAHCANPGAMLGLTAPGAETWLSPARNPERKLRHTWELIRVAPGRRGLVGINTSLPNSIVAEAIAAGRVSELDGYDGIRREVKYGKNSRIDLLLERDGAPPCYVEVKNVHLRRRAKLAEFPDSVTARGTKHLRELAAVVEAGGRAVMFYLVQRADCESFALAGDIDPEYAAAFEAASKSGVEALCFDCELDGREIRTARQLPLILPD
- a CDS encoding molybdopterin-binding protein, with the translated sequence MADSTKIVTAALLLIGNELLSGRTQDANLNYLARQLTAMGIRLAEARVVADGEAEIVQAVNELRARYDYVFTTGGIGPTHDDITCECVAKAFGRRYVLNPQAQEILEDYYDGSGRELNEARLRMAYTPEGAELVDNPISKAPGFRVENVIVMAGIPAVMRAMFEAIAPKLEGGSKVISRSVSVLMGEGDIARPLGELQARNEGLEIGSYPFVRKGKFGTTLVLRGVDQAAVDAAAEELRTILKELGGSPEDEAAVSDGSWPRPEA